The window TTTTAATATTACTGAATACAGAGAGCCAGAAATCACCCATGTCAAAAAAGCCAAAAGAAAAGGGGGATTAGGTATCATTTTGGTAAAAAAAATAATGGATAAAATCGAATTTGAGTCATCTGGTAAACAAAACACTTGCAGGTTGTTTAAGAATTTGAAATCCAAATAATTGTTAATTATTTGCTCTTTATGCTTTCTAGCAAAAATATTCTTCATTTTAATTTGTAACATTGCAGTATCATTTTCAGCATGTCATCAATATGAAAATCAAATATTTCTCAATTACTCTCTTGATTCTTGTCTACTCTTGTAGTCCAAAAACCACAGTGACTCAAGAGGAGAATCAGGCATCTTCACCTGTATCTCTTTTGACCATTGGGAATGAAGAAGTTTTTGCTGATGAATTTTTACACATCTTATCAAAAAACAGGGGCTTTCAAAACAAAGAATCAAAGATCTCTGAATCAGAATTTGAGGAGACTTTTGATCTTTTTGTGAATTTCAAATTAAAGGTAAAAGAAGCCGAAAACGAGGGATTGGCAGAGGTAGATGAATTCCAAAAAGAATTTTCAATGTTTAAGGAAGATCTTATTCGACCTTTTCTTATCAAAAATTCACTTCAGGAAGGTGAGCTGATGAAAGCTTACAATAGAATGCAAGAAGTGGTAAAAGCCAGTCATATTCTCTTGCAATTCCCATCCAATGCAAATGAAGCGGATAGCATTGCCGTTTTTAGAATGGCCGAAAAACTAAAGTCAAGGTCTGAAGAAGGAGCTGATTTTAATGAATTGGCATTAGAATATTCGGATGACCCTTCTGCACTAGAAAACAAAGGAAGCTTGGGATACTTTACTGCACTTCAAATGGTACATCAATTTGAAGATGCGGCATATACTTTACAAACAGGACAAATTTCTGATCCAATTCTTACAGGCTACGGATATCATATCATCAAACTAGAAGATAGAAAGCCCAATCCTGGAGAAATTCGTGTTTCCCATATTTTAGTTCGTACGCCAGCAAATGATCCTGTATCTGAAGAGAGGGCCTTGCGAAAAGTTCAGGATATTTACACTGAATTACAAAAATCTGAGAGTGTTTGGGAAGATGTTTGTAAAATGTATTCAGAAGACATGGGTACTAAAAATACTGGAGGACTATTGCCATGGATCTCTATAGGCTCTGTAATCCCAGAATTTGAAAGAACAGCTTTCAACTTAGTTGAAATAGGAGAAATTTCTCCCCCTGTCAAAACCCCATATGGTTACCATATTATCAGATTAGAAGAAAAAAAGCCTCTGGCCTCTTTTGAGGAAATGGAAGAAGTCATCAAATCCAAAACACTCAGAGATAGCAGATCCACACTAATTCAATCTCAAGTAATCGCTATCCAGAAATCAAGATACTCTTTCGAAGAAAACGACAGCTTATTGGATACCTTGAGTGGAACTTTTAAAGTAAACTCAAAGAATGATGCCTTTGAGTTGATTCAGAATAAACCATGGATAGATGAAATGATCGTCAAGATACGTGGAGAAGAGAGATCTGTTAGAGACTTGATGGACTTTATGAATAATTCCGATCAAATCGTCAGAATTGGAAATAGTGATTATTTTACATCATGGTATAATAAATTTGTCGAGGTAAGTCTAAACGAAGCAGAAGAACAAGATTTAGAAGCAAACAATAAAGAATATCAATTGATATTAAAAGAGTATCGAGACGGCATACTTCTTTTTTCGTTGATGAATCAAAAAGTTTGGCAAAAAGCACTTGAAGATAGTATTGGTCAGATAGAGTTCTACGAAAAAAATAAAGAAAAATATCAATGGCAAGAGCGAGTAGAAGCACTTATCATAAAGATGGGGAAAGAAAATAAAACAGCAAATGTTAGAAAATTCCTAGCCGACAAAAAATATCAATCCAATCTTGAAACTAGACTAGATAACACTTTCCTCAATGATGATCCCTTGGCATTTACAGTAGAAAACAACATCTTTGAGATGGACTCTCACCCCATACTTAGTCGAGCTATTCCAAACAAAGCCTTCCAAGAAGTGAGTTTAGAAGGAAAAACTTACTTTATCTTACTTGGCCGAATAATCCCTGCAGGACAAAAGAAATTTGAAGAAACTAGAGGAAAAGTAATTCAAGATTATCAAGAGTTTCTCGACAAGTCACTAATAAGTTCATTAAAAAACAATTATATCATCCGGGTAAACGAGGATGAAAAAAGAAGAATATACGATATTGTCACTAACAAATAAGTTTTACCTCCCTATAATAGTCAGCCTCTTAATCAGTTCTTGTGATTTCTTCAAATTCAAATCCGAGAATGAAGATTTAGAAGAGAACCCAATTGTGGCTAGTGTAGGAAATCAGATGCTTCGTAAATCTGATATTGCTTTTCTTGTCACTTCGAATAGTAGCAAAGAAGACAGCACAAATCTCACAAATAGATATGTGCAATCTTGGATAAAAAAACAGCTTATGATCCTCGAAGCGGGTAAAA is drawn from Belliella baltica DSM 15883 and contains these coding sequences:
- a CDS encoding peptidylprolyl isomerase, coding for MKIKYFSITLLILVYSCSPKTTVTQEENQASSPVSLLTIGNEEVFADEFLHILSKNRGFQNKESKISESEFEETFDLFVNFKLKVKEAENEGLAEVDEFQKEFSMFKEDLIRPFLIKNSLQEGELMKAYNRMQEVVKASHILLQFPSNANEADSIAVFRMAEKLKSRSEEGADFNELALEYSDDPSALENKGSLGYFTALQMVHQFEDAAYTLQTGQISDPILTGYGYHIIKLEDRKPNPGEIRVSHILVRTPANDPVSEERALRKVQDIYTELQKSESVWEDVCKMYSEDMGTKNTGGLLPWISIGSVIPEFERTAFNLVEIGEISPPVKTPYGYHIIRLEEKKPLASFEEMEEVIKSKTLRDSRSTLIQSQVIAIQKSRYSFEENDSLLDTLSGTFKVNSKNDAFELIQNKPWIDEMIVKIRGEERSVRDLMDFMNNSDQIVRIGNSDYFTSWYNKFVEVSLNEAEEQDLEANNKEYQLILKEYRDGILLFSLMNQKVWQKALEDSIGQIEFYEKNKEKYQWQERVEALIIKMGKENKTANVRKFLADKKYQSNLETRLDNTFLNDDPLAFTVENNIFEMDSHPILSRAIPNKAFQEVSLEGKTYFILLGRIIPAGQKKFEETRGKVIQDYQEFLDKSLISSLKNNYIIRVNEDEKRRIYDIVTNK